One region of Mycolicibacterium rhodesiae NBB3 genomic DNA includes:
- a CDS encoding PP2C family protein-serine/threonine phosphatase — protein MTAEGVVGDGFVLAPEVEDARMHSVHQLHVLGSEPEERFARITRMARQVFGVPMAAVSLVDRDCQWFKQNDGLDLAGTVPREQTICRATIARTYMNVDEPALIIEDAREEPDFRDLPAIRAEGGVRFYAGYPLFGPGGHAVGTFCIYDTKPRSLDSRQLETFRELAGWVQRELEQLDEMSRATEVQSHLLPRPLGELPGYTVCAMCIPAFAVGGDFYDHYGSERGVIFTVADVMGKGLGAAILTASVRSALRAASQAIDELGHGADLADAVNAVSAQLSDDLASTETFVTLFHARLDTATGAVRYVDAGHGFAVIVRKNGVVEPLSSEGLPLGVLPEEKWVSHDVMLEDGDTLAIASDGVLDLVGDGMDVRPVLKFVAEHPDPVDLCQQARLLAEAGAALDDVTVVAIQRKPLN, from the coding sequence ATGACAGCCGAAGGTGTCGTGGGTGACGGCTTCGTGCTCGCCCCCGAGGTCGAAGACGCCCGGATGCACTCGGTTCACCAGCTACACGTGCTGGGCTCGGAGCCCGAGGAGCGGTTTGCCCGCATCACCCGGATGGCGCGACAGGTGTTCGGTGTTCCGATGGCCGCGGTCTCACTGGTCGACCGCGATTGCCAGTGGTTCAAACAGAACGATGGTCTCGACCTGGCAGGCACGGTGCCCCGGGAGCAAACTATCTGTCGGGCGACGATCGCACGCACATATATGAACGTCGATGAACCGGCGCTGATCATCGAGGATGCGCGCGAAGAGCCTGATTTCCGGGATTTGCCCGCCATCAGGGCGGAGGGCGGCGTCCGCTTCTACGCCGGCTACCCGTTGTTCGGTCCCGGTGGTCACGCGGTCGGCACTTTCTGCATCTACGACACCAAACCGCGCTCCCTCGACAGTCGGCAGCTCGAGACGTTTCGCGAGCTGGCCGGTTGGGTCCAGCGGGAGCTGGAGCAGCTCGACGAGATGAGTCGCGCCACGGAGGTGCAAAGCCATCTGCTGCCGCGACCCCTCGGCGAGCTGCCGGGATACACGGTGTGCGCGATGTGCATACCCGCGTTCGCGGTGGGCGGTGACTTCTACGACCACTACGGCTCGGAGCGTGGCGTGATTTTCACGGTCGCCGACGTGATGGGTAAGGGGCTGGGCGCCGCAATCTTGACCGCCAGTGTTCGATCAGCTCTTCGCGCGGCGTCACAAGCGATTGACGAACTGGGTCACGGTGCTGACCTCGCTGACGCGGTCAATGCGGTATCGGCGCAGCTGTCCGATGATCTGGCCAGCACCGAAACCTTCGTCACGCTGTTTCACGCCCGCCTCGATACCGCTACGGGCGCAGTGCGCTACGTTGACGCCGGCCATGGTTTCGCCGTGATCGTGCGGAAAAACGGTGTCGTCGAACCGTTATCGAGCGAGGGTCTACCGCTTGGCGTACTTCCCGAGGAGAAGTGGGTATCGCACGACGTGATGCTCGAGGATGGAGACACGCTCGCCATCGCGTCCGACGGGGTGCTTGATCTGGTCGGTGACGGCATGGACGTGCGCCCGGTGCTGAAGTTCGTGGCTGAACATCCCGACCCTGTGGACCTCTGCCAACAAGCGCGCCTTCTCGCCGAGGCGGGCGCGGCGCTCGACGACGTCACTGTGGTCGCGATCCAGCGGAAGCCCCTCAACTGA
- a CDS encoding DUF4239 domain-containing protein, producing MLVWITPLIVVVAVVVAIAARLFVRSRVPEKGWFVDSSRSDTYMAVLGTMFAVMLAFVILFSLQTYQDARQGASREAIAVAELHVIAEVLGGDSGEPLHGDLDCYARSVVQQEWPAMREGGPSQVTQSWVTRMANDFAAANPVGAKQEVAYAQWFDEQVQRREGRRARLAEATPSVPLPMWVVLGIGATAILAYMCAQADRREPKVIQAIPIGLVAALVTAGLLVVFALDHPYANWSGSIKPTEMARSLATIEEGHLTPCDAQGNPTN from the coding sequence GTGCTGGTCTGGATCACGCCGCTCATCGTTGTGGTCGCCGTCGTGGTCGCCATCGCGGCCCGGTTGTTCGTACGAAGCCGCGTGCCCGAGAAGGGCTGGTTCGTCGACTCGTCGCGGTCCGACACCTATATGGCCGTACTCGGCACGATGTTCGCTGTGATGCTCGCGTTCGTGATCCTGTTCTCGCTGCAGACGTACCAGGACGCACGCCAGGGCGCAAGCCGCGAGGCCATCGCGGTCGCCGAACTTCACGTCATCGCCGAGGTGCTCGGCGGCGACTCGGGCGAGCCCCTGCACGGAGATCTGGATTGCTATGCGCGGTCCGTCGTCCAGCAAGAGTGGCCCGCGATGAGGGAGGGCGGCCCGTCGCAGGTGACGCAGTCCTGGGTGACCAGGATGGCCAACGACTTCGCGGCCGCAAACCCCGTCGGCGCGAAACAGGAAGTCGCCTACGCGCAGTGGTTCGACGAGCAGGTGCAGCGGCGCGAAGGACGTCGCGCGCGCCTGGCCGAAGCCACCCCGTCGGTACCGCTGCCGATGTGGGTGGTGTTGGGCATCGGCGCGACGGCGATCCTCGCCTACATGTGCGCACAGGCGGACCGGCGCGAGCCGAAAGTCATCCAGGCGATACCGATCGGGTTGGTGGCGGCGCTCGTCACGGCGGGCCTGTTGGTCGTCTTCGCGCTCGACCACCCCTATGCCAACTGGAGCGGCAGCATCAAACCGACCGAGATGGCGCGTTCACTCGCGACCATCGAGGAGGGCCACCTCACCCCGTGCGACGCGCAGGGCAACCCCACGAACTGA
- the tig gene encoding trigger factor has protein sequence MKSTVEKLSPTRVRINVEVPFTELEPEFDKAFKALASQVRLPGFRPGKAPRKLLEARFGREAMLDQVVNEAVPGRYSEAVTTSDLRPIGQPEIEVTKKEYGEDLEFTAEVDVRPELDLPELDGLKITVDAIEVGDEEVDAELQNLRARFGTLTGVDRPAADGDFVSIDLSATVNGEDLPEAKAEGLSHEVGSGQLIEGLDEAIIGLKEGETRVFTTKLLAGGHAGEDAQVTVTVKSIKERELPEPDDEFAQLASEFDTIDELKNSLIEQVSQTKRVQQAELIRDKVLETLLEQVDVPLPENIVQAQVDEALHNAVHSLDHDEDKLAEALEAQGSSREKFDADNRANAEKAVRTQLLVDSIADKLDIQVGQNDITQRLILMSQQYGMEPQQLLGALQENNQLAALFADVRRGLAVAQVVESATVTDSNGETVNTSEFFSRTGVEAESPEADEASAEASADEETADAK, from the coding sequence GTGAAGAGCACCGTCGAGAAGTTGAGCCCGACCAGGGTTCGCATCAACGTGGAGGTGCCCTTCACTGAACTCGAGCCCGAGTTCGACAAGGCTTTCAAGGCGTTGGCCAGCCAGGTGCGGCTGCCCGGCTTCCGGCCCGGCAAGGCGCCGCGCAAGCTGCTCGAAGCCCGCTTCGGCCGCGAGGCCATGCTGGACCAGGTCGTCAACGAAGCCGTGCCGGGCCGCTACAGCGAGGCGGTCACCACGTCGGATCTGCGTCCGATCGGTCAGCCTGAGATCGAGGTCACCAAGAAGGAGTACGGCGAGGATCTCGAGTTCACCGCCGAGGTCGACGTCCGGCCCGAGCTCGACCTCCCTGAGCTGGACGGGCTGAAGATCACCGTCGACGCCATCGAGGTCGGCGACGAGGAGGTCGACGCCGAGCTGCAGAACCTGCGCGCCCGCTTCGGCACGCTGACCGGTGTGGACCGCCCCGCAGCGGACGGCGACTTCGTCTCCATCGATCTGTCCGCGACCGTCAACGGCGAGGACCTTCCGGAGGCCAAGGCCGAAGGGCTTTCGCACGAGGTCGGTTCGGGGCAGCTGATCGAGGGCCTCGATGAGGCGATCATCGGACTGAAGGAGGGGGAGACCCGCGTCTTCACCACCAAGCTGCTCGCGGGCGGACACGCAGGGGAGGACGCTCAGGTCACCGTCACGGTGAAATCGATCAAGGAGCGCGAACTTCCTGAGCCCGACGACGAATTCGCCCAACTGGCAAGCGAATTCGACACGATCGACGAGCTCAAGAACAGCCTCATCGAGCAGGTGAGCCAAACCAAGCGGGTACAGCAGGCCGAGCTGATCCGGGACAAGGTGCTCGAGACGCTGCTCGAGCAGGTCGACGTGCCGCTGCCCGAGAACATCGTGCAGGCGCAGGTGGACGAGGCGCTGCACAACGCGGTCCACAGCCTGGACCACGACGAGGACAAACTCGCGGAGGCGCTCGAAGCACAGGGCAGCAGCCGGGAGAAGTTCGACGCCGACAACCGCGCCAACGCGGAGAAGGCGGTGCGGACCCAGCTGCTCGTCGACTCGATCGCAGACAAGCTCGACATCCAGGTCGGCCAGAACGACATCACCCAGCGGCTGATCCTGATGTCGCAGCAGTACGGCATGGAGCCGCAGCAGCTGCTGGGCGCCCTGCAGGAGAACAACCAGCTGGCCGCGTTGTTCGCCGATGTGCGCCGTGGACTGGCCGTGGCGCAGGTCGTCGAGAGCGCCACTGTCACCGACTCGAACGGTGAGACGGTGAACACCTCGGAGTTCTTCTCGCGGACGGGTGTAGAAGCCGAGAGCCCCGAAGCGGATGAGGCCTCCGCGGAAGCCTCGGCCGATGAGGAAACCGCCGACGCCAAGTGA
- a CDS encoding ATP-dependent Clp protease proteolytic subunit has product MRGASPGLNLVDSVYERLLSERIIFLGSQVDDDIANRLCAQILLLSAEDPTKDIHLYINSPGGSISAGMAIYDTMVLAPCDVATYAMGMAASMGEFLLAAGTKGKRYALPHARILMHQPLGGITGGAADIAIQAEQFAVIKKEMFRLNAEFTGQSLERIEADSDRDRWFTAQEALEYGFVDHIITSASVNGSGPSAGLDK; this is encoded by the coding sequence ATGCGTGGTGCATCGCCCGGTCTCAACCTCGTCGACTCTGTCTATGAGCGGTTGCTGTCCGAGCGCATCATCTTCCTGGGCTCACAGGTGGACGACGACATCGCCAACAGGCTGTGCGCGCAGATTCTGCTGCTGTCCGCAGAAGACCCCACCAAAGACATTCACCTCTACATCAACTCGCCCGGCGGATCGATCAGCGCGGGCATGGCGATCTACGACACCATGGTGCTGGCACCGTGCGACGTCGCCACCTACGCGATGGGTATGGCGGCATCCATGGGCGAGTTCCTCCTCGCTGCGGGCACCAAGGGCAAGCGCTACGCGCTCCCGCACGCCCGAATTCTCATGCATCAGCCGCTTGGCGGCATCACCGGCGGCGCGGCGGACATCGCGATCCAGGCCGAGCAGTTCGCGGTCATCAAGAAGGAGATGTTCCGGTTGAACGCCGAGTTCACCGGGCAGAGCCTCGAGCGGATCGAGGCAGACTCCGATCGCGACCGCTGGTTCACCGCGCAGGAAGCCCTCGAGTACGGCTTCGTCGACCACATCATCACCAGCGCCAGCGTCAACGGCTCTGGCCCGAGCGCAGGACTAGACAAATGA